A genome region from Flavobacteriales bacterium includes the following:
- a CDS encoding alpha/beta hydrolase — protein sequence MKIYGISGLGANERVFDQVNTFLDEPITYVPWITPKPKESLASYAQRLAGGLDTDEPFALVGLSFGGMLACEMSKHIDPETIIIISSAACRSELPSYFRRIGSLNLVPYIPAQLMQLPLPLLDAVMNLKRQESKDLIHEIAHQTDRAFVKWAVQAILTWDNEDVPSNLKRIHGKADRVLPLKVDADDLLDGGHMVIIDEPEKVARLIQKELTPA from the coding sequence GTGAAAATCTACGGAATCAGCGGACTTGGAGCGAATGAACGGGTGTTCGATCAGGTGAATACCTTTCTGGACGAACCCATCACATACGTTCCCTGGATCACGCCTAAGCCAAAAGAATCTCTCGCAAGTTATGCGCAGCGTCTAGCCGGTGGCTTGGACACAGATGAGCCTTTCGCCTTGGTCGGATTGTCATTCGGTGGGATGCTGGCCTGTGAGATGAGCAAGCACATCGATCCTGAAACGATCATCATTATCAGTTCTGCGGCCTGCCGATCGGAGCTGCCCAGTTATTTCCGAAGGATCGGTAGCTTGAATCTGGTTCCCTACATCCCAGCCCAGCTCATGCAATTGCCCCTGCCTTTGCTCGATGCGGTGATGAACCTAAAGCGTCAGGAAAGCAAGGACCTTATCCATGAGATCGCTCATCAGACGGATAGAGCCTTTGTCAAGTGGGCTGTGCAAGCCATTCTCACATGGGATAATGAAGATGTACCTAGCAATTTAAAACGTATTCACGGTAAGGCCGATCGGGTATTGCCACTGAAAGTGGATGCCGATGACCTACTTGATGGCGGGCATATGGTCATCATCGATGAGCCAGAGAAAGTGGCCCGTCTGATCCAGAAAGAACTCACGCCAGCATAG
- the glmS gene encoding glutamine--fructose-6-phosphate transaminase (isomerizing), producing the protein MCGIVGYLGEREAYPIILKGLKRLEYRGYDSAGVALQQADGIRLFKCKGKVSNLEEMVQGQDHSGTAGIGHTRWATHGPPNDTNAHPHFSESEELCIIHNGIIENYNPLKEELQNRGYEFKSDTDTEVLINLIQEVHKGTGADLFESIRIALNEVVGAYALVVLNKENPNELIAAKMGSPLVVGIGENGEYFFASDATPIIEYTKNVVYLEDGEIASVTKDKGLKIKTIENKEITPYIHELEMNLEALELGGYPHFMLKEIHEQPKSVRDSMRGRVDLISGKIVLGGFKEYEQRIKNAERIIIVACGTSWHAGLVAEYLIEDVARVPVEVEYASEFRYRNPVITEKDVVIAISQSGETADTLAAIKMAKEKGALIYGICNVIGSSIPRETHTGSYTHAGPEIGVASTKAFTAQLTVLTLIALTLGHLRGTITHGKLQRLLIELDSIPEKIAALLETNDMVEYLAEHYKDASNMLYLGRGVNFPVALEGALKLKEISYIHAEGYPAAEMKHGPIALIDEQMPVIVIATKDSSYEKVVSNIQEVKARGGRILAIVTEGDTQVKEMADHVIEVPETEGILVPFLAVIPLQLLSYHIAVMRGCNVDQPRNLAKSVTVE; encoded by the coding sequence ATGTGTGGAATAGTCGGATATCTTGGAGAACGCGAAGCCTACCCTATCATCCTCAAGGGCCTCAAACGCTTGGAATATCGAGGATATGACAGCGCAGGAGTCGCTTTACAGCAGGCGGATGGCATTCGTCTATTCAAGTGCAAAGGGAAGGTCTCCAATCTGGAGGAGATGGTGCAAGGACAAGATCATAGTGGCACGGCCGGTATCGGACATACGCGATGGGCCACCCATGGACCTCCCAATGATACCAATGCCCACCCACACTTCTCAGAGAGCGAAGAGCTCTGTATCATACACAACGGCATTATAGAGAACTACAACCCGCTCAAAGAAGAGTTGCAGAATCGTGGCTATGAATTCAAGAGCGATACCGATACAGAGGTCCTTATCAATCTGATCCAAGAGGTACATAAGGGTACCGGAGCCGATCTATTCGAGTCCATCCGGATCGCCTTGAATGAAGTAGTAGGTGCCTATGCGCTGGTGGTGCTCAATAAAGAGAACCCCAACGAACTCATTGCGGCCAAAATGGGTAGCCCGCTGGTCGTGGGGATCGGTGAGAACGGAGAATACTTCTTCGCCTCTGATGCTACACCGATCATCGAGTACACCAAGAATGTGGTCTACCTGGAAGATGGTGAGATCGCTTCTGTGACCAAGGACAAGGGACTCAAGATCAAGACGATAGAGAATAAAGAGATCACTCCGTACATCCATGAATTGGAGATGAATCTAGAAGCACTTGAGCTGGGCGGTTATCCGCATTTCATGCTCAAGGAGATCCATGAACAACCCAAGTCTGTGCGCGATAGTATGCGTGGACGGGTCGACCTCATCTCAGGTAAGATCGTTCTGGGCGGTTTCAAGGAATACGAGCAACGCATCAAGAATGCAGAACGGATCATCATTGTGGCCTGCGGTACCTCATGGCATGCCGGTCTGGTGGCCGAGTACCTCATTGAAGATGTGGCCCGTGTGCCTGTGGAGGTGGAATATGCCTCAGAATTCCGCTATCGGAATCCGGTGATCACCGAAAAGGATGTCGTGATCGCCATTTCCCAATCCGGTGAGACGGCCGATACCTTGGCCGCTATTAAAATGGCCAAGGAAAAAGGAGCGCTGATATACGGCATCTGCAATGTGATCGGTAGTTCTATCCCTCGTGAGACCCATACCGGATCCTACACGCACGCTGGCCCAGAGATCGGTGTGGCCTCTACCAAAGCCTTTACGGCACAACTGACCGTTCTCACATTGATCGCTCTCACCCTCGGTCATTTGCGAGGAACGATCACCCACGGTAAGTTGCAAAGACTCTTGATCGAACTGGATTCCATTCCAGAAAAAATTGCCGCTTTGCTTGAGACCAATGACATGGTCGAATACCTGGCCGAACACTACAAGGATGCCAGCAATATGCTCTATCTCGGAAGAGGAGTCAACTTCCCGGTAGCCCTCGAAGGTGCACTCAAACTCAAAGAGATCTCCTACATCCATGCAGAAGGATATCCTGCTGCTGAGATGAAGCACGGACCTATCGCTCTGATCGATGAGCAGATGCCGGTCATTGTCATCGCTACCAAGGATTCTTCCTATGAGAAGGTGGTGAGCAATATCCAAGAAGTCAAGGCCCGCGGTGGGCGCATATTGGCCATTGTCACAGAAGGGGACACTCAGGTGAAGGAGATGGCCGATCATGTGATCGAGGTGCCGGAGACGGAAGGCATCCTCGTGCCCTTCCTCGCTGTGATCCCACTTCAATTGCTCTCTTATCACATAGCTGTGATGCGCGGATGTAACGTGGATCAACCACGAAATCTCGCCAAGAGCGTGACTGTAGAATAG